One region of Pseudomonas sp. B21-040 genomic DNA includes:
- a CDS encoding polysaccharide biosynthesis C-terminal domain-containing protein encodes MIFRLLLRGTALGAKFLLVLAITHYLGYDALGFYGVVVIAPLLASKFYSVGFSSEINRLISIGGSSRFVIDKVLVLYLAVGSLFSVVTVILYSLFSDVPASTALIACVMLLLITEHLSFEINSFVFSAQKANWGALLFFIKTGLWALIAVGGLMTGVVSSIASVLWLWVISNLLVIVAGYFIVVNVHKGREVSALTTASVWKAGLPFYLGDGLMLLSQFAERFLIVDLEPYDSLGKYVYAWSAANTLQALSFAVVAVVGIPVLAKRYKNNQQALTVRQLFFNQWVLRSLVVSCAVAVLIYAFFNVVLDYVDAAVPRPDNGVLCILIFSFALRAVGDIVWGGLIASKNNRVSLASAVICLLISLPVSYVLIKHYSIYGAAWGNVFSITVQLVVVALLARFAQAKGAL; translated from the coding sequence ATGATATTTCGGTTGTTGCTTAGGGGGACTGCATTAGGCGCGAAGTTTTTGCTGGTGTTGGCCATCACTCATTACCTGGGTTATGACGCATTAGGCTTCTACGGCGTCGTGGTGATCGCTCCTTTGCTAGCCTCGAAGTTTTACAGCGTCGGGTTCAGCTCTGAAATCAATCGGTTGATCAGCATCGGGGGCAGCTCCCGATTCGTCATCGATAAAGTACTGGTCTTGTACTTGGCCGTCGGATCGTTGTTTTCGGTGGTCACAGTCATACTCTACTCACTCTTCAGCGATGTTCCGGCGAGCACCGCGTTGATCGCCTGCGTCATGCTGCTCCTGATCACGGAGCATCTGTCCTTCGAAATTAACTCCTTTGTTTTTTCTGCGCAAAAAGCCAATTGGGGAGCGTTATTGTTCTTCATAAAAACCGGGCTCTGGGCGCTGATTGCTGTGGGAGGGCTAATGACGGGCGTGGTGTCCAGCATTGCCAGTGTTCTTTGGTTATGGGTGATCAGCAACCTTCTGGTGATCGTGGCCGGATACTTTATTGTGGTGAATGTACATAAGGGGAGGGAGGTCAGTGCCCTCACGACGGCTTCTGTCTGGAAAGCCGGATTGCCCTTTTATCTGGGCGACGGTTTGATGTTATTGAGTCAGTTTGCCGAGCGTTTTCTGATTGTGGACCTTGAGCCGTACGACAGCCTTGGCAAGTACGTGTATGCCTGGTCTGCCGCTAACACCCTGCAAGCGCTGTCTTTTGCCGTTGTTGCCGTCGTTGGCATTCCCGTGCTCGCCAAGCGTTATAAGAATAATCAACAGGCACTGACGGTCCGGCAACTGTTCTTCAATCAATGGGTGTTGCGCTCGCTGGTCGTTTCCTGCGCAGTTGCTGTGCTGATTTATGCCTTCTTTAATGTTGTGCTCGATTATGTGGACGCGGCAGTTCCGCGTCCGGATAACGGGGTTTTGTGCATCCTGATTTTCTCGTTTGCGCTGCGAGCAGTCGGCGACATCGTATGGGGAGGTCTTATTGCGTCGAAGAACAATCGGGTGTCGTTGGCCAGTGCGGTGATTTGCCTGCTGATTTCACTGCCTGTCAGCTATGTCCTTATTAAACACTATTCAATTTATGGGGCGGCCTGGGGGAACGTTTTCTCGATTACGGTGCAGCTGGTCGTTGTTGCTTTGCTGGCCAGGTTTGCCCAGGCGAAGGGGGCGTTGTAA
- a CDS encoding glycosyltransferase: protein MKKILHVAETIKGGVATVIRTISTPPRDHALKYELVYLVPYDQKKELHGIDEKNIRTFSRNKRDVMSLLRFAWQLARVIFKEKPDVVHLHSTFSGVIGRCVCLLLRPWRSPKIVYCPHAFSFLMESSPVKQKVYSLVERLLQKVTDVIICVSQYEMDKAASFGIDRHRMKLIYNGIHYKSDENKSSESTDIQLLFVGRLDYQKGFDLLLKAFAEVERTDLRLTVVGSAVNEDFVECPDIDAVEYLPWVTPAEVNELYKTADALIVPSRWEGFAMVPLEGMAMGVPVIASDCTSLPELVTDNITGYLFSTGDYQALASILVNIKKHKLLELGTESRKKVRERFSATLMIQQTYDVYSAKTY, encoded by the coding sequence ATGAAAAAAATATTACATGTGGCGGAAACTATCAAGGGTGGCGTTGCGACGGTCATTCGTACGATATCAACCCCCCCTCGGGACCATGCTCTGAAGTATGAACTGGTTTATCTGGTTCCGTACGACCAGAAGAAAGAGTTGCATGGCATTGATGAAAAAAACATCAGAACCTTTTCCCGAAACAAGCGCGATGTCATGTCCCTGTTGCGGTTTGCCTGGCAATTGGCCCGCGTGATCTTCAAGGAAAAACCGGATGTCGTGCACTTGCACAGCACGTTTTCCGGGGTCATTGGCCGATGTGTCTGTCTGCTACTGCGCCCTTGGCGGTCACCTAAAATTGTCTACTGCCCGCACGCATTTTCCTTCTTGATGGAGAGCTCGCCAGTCAAGCAGAAAGTGTATTCGCTGGTGGAGCGACTCTTGCAGAAAGTAACGGACGTCATTATCTGCGTCAGTCAGTATGAAATGGATAAAGCCGCGTCGTTTGGTATTGATCGTCACCGCATGAAGCTGATCTACAACGGGATTCATTATAAAAGTGATGAGAACAAGTCCAGCGAAAGCACGGACATTCAGCTTCTATTTGTAGGTCGACTGGATTACCAAAAAGGCTTCGATCTTTTGCTCAAGGCGTTTGCTGAAGTCGAGCGAACTGACTTGAGACTCACTGTCGTTGGGAGTGCTGTCAATGAAGACTTCGTCGAGTGCCCCGATATTGACGCCGTGGAGTACCTGCCTTGGGTGACTCCGGCTGAAGTCAACGAACTGTACAAAACGGCGGATGCCTTGATTGTTCCAAGTCGCTGGGAAGGCTTTGCCATGGTTCCCCTCGAAGGGATGGCCATGGGCGTGCCGGTGATTGCCAGTGACTGTACATCGCTTCCTGAATTGGTGACGGACAACATCACCGGCTACCTGTTCTCGACCGGCGACTACCAGGCCCTTGCCAGCATATTAGTGAATATCAAAAAACATAAGCTGCTTGAACTCGGTACAGAAAGCCGCAAGAAAGTGCGCGAGCGGTTCAGTGCAACGTTGATGATTCAGCAAACCTATGACGTGTACTCCGCTAAAACTTATTAA
- a CDS encoding polysaccharide pyruvyl transferase family protein, whose protein sequence is MNVTILHGYSASSSGDGLLVDLAIATVQRNFGAGTLINVVASDPQSFSYLSCKRYEAPVMAAKGFGRVREAIFLKQSYVPLADLLNTSDLVVGVGGGYMRSKSTFEHFKLKLGHAKQLETAILSKVPTVYLPQSIGPFHGESSKIVEHYASADAVFVRDNRSSEIFQSNENVYWAPDLAIQALAKKILLQPKFIHCASSPAVVCVVLRKPSHWSKEKKVAYVANLKLLLRRLRAKSQVVCAVQSTVCGNDDGAFYRELGITEDLLPLKATLAKYQPDLVISVRLHGAIEALLAGVPAFHISYERKGFGAYQDMGVEDWVINEGDINVDTIIDTVYAPNALSRFAKKLTDTCKEIEAKTVLMDNIIKGVVR, encoded by the coding sequence ATGAACGTAACTATTTTGCATGGCTACAGTGCGTCCAGTTCGGGTGATGGTCTACTCGTGGATTTGGCAATAGCCACGGTGCAACGCAATTTTGGTGCCGGCACTTTAATCAACGTAGTTGCGTCAGACCCTCAATCATTTAGCTATCTTTCCTGTAAGCGATATGAGGCGCCGGTCATGGCGGCTAAGGGATTCGGAAGGGTGAGGGAAGCTATTTTCCTTAAACAGTCTTATGTCCCCCTTGCCGATCTTTTGAATACCAGCGATCTGGTTGTCGGGGTGGGCGGTGGGTACATGCGCTCAAAAAGTACCTTTGAACACTTCAAGCTGAAACTGGGTCATGCCAAACAGCTTGAAACCGCGATTTTGAGCAAGGTACCGACGGTTTACCTCCCACAAAGTATCGGTCCGTTCCATGGCGAGAGCAGCAAAATCGTAGAGCACTACGCCAGCGCCGATGCGGTATTTGTCAGAGACAACCGGTCTTCGGAAATTTTCCAGTCCAATGAGAATGTCTACTGGGCGCCGGACCTGGCGATCCAGGCGTTAGCGAAAAAGATACTGCTGCAGCCCAAGTTTATCCACTGTGCATCATCTCCTGCCGTGGTCTGTGTTGTTCTACGCAAGCCGTCGCACTGGAGCAAAGAGAAGAAAGTCGCCTACGTTGCAAACCTGAAGCTTCTATTGAGGAGATTAAGGGCGAAAAGCCAAGTGGTCTGCGCTGTGCAAAGCACCGTCTGCGGCAATGACGATGGCGCGTTTTATCGCGAACTTGGCATTACCGAAGACCTGCTGCCTTTGAAGGCAACACTTGCGAAATATCAGCCGGATCTGGTTATTTCCGTGAGGTTACACGGGGCTATCGAGGCGCTCCTGGCCGGTGTACCCGCGTTCCATATCAGTTATGAACGCAAAGGTTTTGGGGCGTATCAGGACATGGGAGTGGAAGACTGGGTGATCAACGAAGGCGATATCAATGTCGATACCATCATCGACACTGTTTACGCCCCCAACGCTCTATCGAGGTTTGCCAAGAAACTCACGGATACCTGTAAAGAAATCGAAGCCAAAACAGTGCTGATGGACAATATCATCAAAGGGGTTGTTCGATGA
- a CDS encoding mannose-1-phosphate guanylyltransferase codes for MTTAKRSVDTELKASNFGMMAWLSKAPSLSFDTAAWLGTTLLVERIGVFPSSGDIHRPIRDPLSLLAHLKSLYADKALDIDEREGLKVIFNDWRFRVRIRYSDPAIVINVETRCDPELMPLKTAELLSQLEHFER; via the coding sequence ATGACCACTGCAAAACGCTCGGTAGACACCGAACTGAAAGCGAGCAACTTCGGAATGATGGCCTGGCTGTCAAAAGCGCCATCGTTATCCTTCGACACTGCTGCCTGGCTGGGCACAACCCTGCTGGTTGAACGTATCGGGGTGTTCCCCTCTTCGGGCGATATCCATCGCCCGATCAGGGACCCGCTTTCCCTCCTGGCTCACCTGAAAAGTCTGTATGCCGACAAGGCCCTGGATATCGATGAACGCGAAGGGCTTAAAGTGATTTTCAACGATTGGCGATTCCGGGTTCGCATTCGCTACAGCGACCCGGCGATCGTCATCAATGTTGAAACGCGGTGTGATCCCGAACTCATGCCTCTGAAAACCGCAGAACTGCTGAGTCAGCTGGAGCACTTTGAACGGTGA
- a CDS encoding SGNH/GDSL hydrolase family protein, which translates to MVYVDDVRPVPAPVIEVRSSREPLAGLGKGKAGMVLDISVIGDSYSAGQNFYLNGLTQRLAKDFGFAGPGYVGFNHGVALGGTNFKYTRSNQQYFGGDWSVSSLGQASPDSRTVTGKAGAYLEIDSSQTAAIDTSIAHANLLYLGNGKTSEMRYRWTPSGPWHPLTIAGAGVQEVQLSVPASADWALRLEVVKGAPTLFGLWLANDRGGIRVSKLAASGATSGDFFKSDNQWQTQWKAVVSKIPADVYLIMLGGNDQGFGVKPKDYLENMKGLVQMVREVHPAASINVILRQDTTRSSTYPMSDYAQALEPWARSQNVAYWSLQCAFGADFKRYASDGPTPMIGPDKIHPIPGSGGRLIADYFYRLLVGELPCGAASK; encoded by the coding sequence ATGGTCTATGTCGATGATGTGCGTCCTGTCCCGGCTCCGGTCATCGAGGTGAGAAGCTCACGCGAACCGCTTGCCGGACTGGGCAAGGGTAAAGCGGGGATGGTGCTGGACATCTCGGTGATTGGCGACAGCTATAGCGCCGGGCAGAACTTTTATCTGAATGGCCTCACTCAACGATTGGCGAAAGACTTTGGTTTCGCCGGGCCTGGTTATGTCGGGTTTAACCACGGCGTAGCGCTCGGCGGTACGAACTTCAAGTACACCCGCAGCAATCAGCAGTACTTCGGTGGTGATTGGAGCGTTTCCAGTCTTGGGCAAGCGAGCCCGGACAGTCGCACTGTTACCGGGAAGGCGGGTGCTTATCTTGAGATCGATTCCAGCCAGACGGCTGCGATTGATACGTCCATTGCCCACGCCAACTTACTCTACTTGGGAAACGGCAAAACCAGCGAGATGAGGTATCGGTGGACACCTTCAGGCCCGTGGCATCCATTGACGATAGCGGGGGCCGGTGTTCAGGAAGTGCAACTAAGTGTCCCCGCCAGTGCTGACTGGGCGCTAAGGCTCGAAGTGGTGAAAGGTGCGCCGACATTATTTGGCTTGTGGCTGGCCAATGACCGGGGCGGCATCAGGGTCTCCAAACTCGCTGCTTCAGGTGCCACCTCCGGTGACTTTTTTAAAAGCGACAACCAATGGCAGACCCAGTGGAAGGCCGTCGTTTCAAAGATACCGGCAGACGTTTACCTGATTATGTTGGGCGGCAATGATCAAGGGTTTGGCGTTAAGCCCAAGGATTATCTTGAGAACATGAAAGGCTTGGTGCAGATGGTTCGCGAGGTTCATCCGGCGGCGAGCATCAATGTGATCTTGCGTCAGGACACAACACGTTCCAGTACCTATCCGATGTCGGACTATGCCCAAGCACTTGAACCGTGGGCGCGTTCGCAGAACGTCGCCTATTGGAGTTTGCAGTGTGCGTTCGGTGCCGACTTCAAACGCTATGCCAGTGACGGGCCGACCCCCATGATCGGCCCGGACAAGATTCACCCCATCCCGGGTTCGGGAGGTCGGCTTATTGCCGATTACTTCTATCGACTGCTTGTCGGTGAATTGCCGTGTGGTGCCGCTTCAAAGTAA
- a CDS encoding acyltransferase family protein: protein MQSNKKSLEIETLRGLACLLLVLYHVIGPLGGGLKIDLGSPFRILADSMVYVRMPLFTFISGYIYSIYKIRGNDFSAYWRGKVRRLIVPLFFVGIPFSVLQVVGPGVNNDFGLIDALLSFYVPINHFWFLQAVFIIFMFVGFLQWRGWLQTATRLYLLFLFSAVVFLMPLFPVDAFGINGAIYLLPFFVTGMICHEKGNELKQSLKVIGPVVFVLISVALLYIAAVDRELIVDRRSLVGLLVGCASCIALLSSDMRSKALIWLGGYSYAIFLFHVLFAGSSRVALRRLGVTDESVLVVGGVLFGLLGPVVLSNVFSRFAITSTLFLGERAISKKTPAKGLNVSRT, encoded by the coding sequence ATGCAAAGCAATAAGAAGTCGTTGGAAATAGAAACACTCAGAGGGCTGGCATGCCTGCTGCTGGTGCTCTATCACGTGATAGGGCCATTAGGCGGCGGATTGAAAATCGACCTGGGATCACCTTTTCGAATCCTGGCCGATTCGATGGTGTACGTCCGGATGCCGTTGTTCACTTTTATATCGGGCTACATCTATTCGATTTACAAAATCAGAGGCAACGACTTTTCCGCTTACTGGCGTGGCAAGGTAAGAAGATTGATCGTGCCATTGTTTTTTGTCGGTATACCATTTTCGGTGCTGCAGGTTGTCGGGCCGGGGGTAAACAACGACTTCGGGTTAATAGACGCCTTGTTGTCGTTTTACGTGCCGATTAACCACTTCTGGTTCTTGCAGGCGGTTTTTATCATCTTTATGTTTGTCGGATTTCTTCAGTGGCGCGGCTGGTTGCAGACGGCGACACGGTTGTACCTGTTGTTTTTGTTTTCCGCAGTGGTGTTCTTGATGCCGCTTTTTCCAGTCGATGCCTTTGGCATCAATGGCGCCATCTATTTGCTGCCGTTCTTCGTGACGGGGATGATTTGCCACGAAAAGGGCAATGAATTAAAGCAGTCCCTGAAAGTGATCGGGCCCGTCGTGTTCGTCTTGATATCGGTCGCACTGCTCTACATTGCCGCCGTGGATCGCGAGCTCATTGTCGATCGCAGAAGCCTTGTCGGATTGCTCGTTGGCTGTGCCTCCTGCATCGCGTTGTTGTCGAGTGACATGCGCTCGAAAGCGCTGATCTGGCTCGGTGGATATTCCTACGCGATTTTCCTCTTTCATGTTCTGTTTGCGGGCAGTTCACGGGTCGCGTTACGTCGCTTGGGTGTCACCGATGAAAGCGTTTTGGTTGTTGGCGGTGTGCTGTTCGGATTGTTGGGGCCCGTGGTGCTGTCGAATGTTTTCAGCCGTTTCGCCATCACATCGACTTTGTTTTTGGGCGAACGTGCGATCAGCAAAAAGACCCCGGCGAAAGGTCTGAACGTGTCTCGCACCTGA
- a CDS encoding polysaccharide biosynthesis tyrosine autokinase: protein MQLPSVVSGRDNDKDEIDLLGLLGTLIDHKWLIGAITGAFMVTGAAYSILSAPVYLTNALVQVEPKKNDMLGFSDISSMLGGQSPAATEIGIIKSRAVIGKTVDDLRLDIVITPNTFPVVGGFIARRYKSTPGQTISPPLLGMNSFAWGGEQLEIEKLKLPDELLGEKLTLIAGEQNRFKLYDEEGGLLADGTTGVAVVENGVEVLVANMIANPGTKFEVVRNPRIVTIQNYQDILEVSEQGKESGIISLALASTDYSLAVKILNKISTLYVEQNVQRTSAEAAQSLDFLQSQLPQVKEDLVKASNALNSYQTRGNTVNISLETKSVLEQMVVLDTRISDLKLQQAELDRKFTREHPAYRALMAQLGDLNNQRRGLEKKVQDLPATQQELLNLTRDVEVATQIYTQLLNKSQELDIVRAGAVGNARLIDTADVDITSPVKPRKALLIIIATLLGGFVGVALVLVRKSLSRGLEGPEAIEQLGLPVYASIPYSALQQEEDNKKLRLGDSVNRQAFLLALRNPTDLSIESIRSLRTCLHFAGLDATNNRIMISGPSPQVGKTFVSSNLAAVIAQSGQRVVLIDADMRKGHLHKTLATPISNGLSDLLTKRCSIEQAINRLEVDNLHFISRGQVPPNPSELLMHANFRELLAELSELYDVVIIDTPPLLAVTDAAIVGREAAINLIVTRFGVNPAKEIELTIRRFAQNGIELKGAIFNGVEKRASSYYGNGAYYNYEYASDKS from the coding sequence ATGCAGTTACCGTCAGTAGTCAGTGGCCGAGATAACGATAAAGACGAGATTGATCTTCTCGGTTTGCTAGGCACATTGATAGATCACAAATGGTTAATAGGCGCCATTACCGGAGCGTTCATGGTGACCGGTGCCGCGTATTCGATTTTGTCGGCGCCCGTGTATTTGACAAACGCCCTGGTGCAGGTCGAGCCGAAAAAGAACGACATGTTGGGCTTTTCGGATATCAGCAGCATGCTGGGTGGGCAATCCCCGGCGGCTACCGAGATCGGAATTATCAAGTCTCGCGCAGTCATCGGCAAAACAGTCGATGACCTGCGTCTGGATATTGTGATCACGCCGAACACCTTTCCCGTCGTGGGTGGTTTTATTGCGCGGCGATATAAAAGTACTCCCGGCCAAACTATTTCGCCTCCACTCCTTGGCATGAACAGTTTCGCCTGGGGTGGCGAGCAGCTTGAAATCGAAAAACTCAAACTGCCCGATGAACTGTTAGGTGAAAAACTGACCCTGATTGCCGGAGAGCAGAACCGCTTCAAGCTTTACGATGAAGAGGGTGGATTGTTGGCCGATGGAACCACAGGCGTCGCCGTGGTAGAGAACGGGGTCGAGGTGTTGGTCGCGAACATGATTGCGAACCCTGGCACTAAATTCGAAGTCGTACGCAACCCACGAATTGTCACTATTCAGAATTACCAGGACATCCTTGAAGTCTCCGAACAAGGTAAGGAGTCGGGCATTATAAGTCTGGCGCTAGCCAGCACCGACTACTCCCTGGCTGTGAAAATCCTGAACAAGATTTCTACGCTTTATGTAGAGCAGAATGTGCAACGCACCTCTGCCGAGGCGGCTCAGAGCCTGGATTTCCTGCAGTCACAGCTCCCTCAAGTCAAAGAGGATCTGGTCAAGGCCAGCAATGCGCTGAACAGCTATCAAACCCGCGGAAATACAGTAAATATCTCACTCGAAACCAAGTCTGTCCTGGAGCAGATGGTGGTTTTGGATACGCGCATCTCCGATTTAAAACTCCAGCAAGCAGAACTGGATCGAAAGTTCACCCGTGAGCATCCGGCCTACCGCGCCTTGATGGCCCAGTTGGGGGATTTGAATAATCAGCGCCGCGGTTTGGAGAAGAAGGTTCAGGATCTTCCGGCAACGCAACAGGAGCTTTTGAACCTCACTCGTGATGTGGAAGTGGCGACACAGATTTATACCCAACTGCTGAATAAATCCCAGGAGCTGGACATCGTAAGAGCGGGGGCGGTCGGGAATGCTCGATTGATCGATACCGCCGATGTCGACATCACATCCCCGGTCAAACCGCGCAAAGCCTTGCTCATTATTATTGCAACGTTGCTGGGCGGGTTTGTCGGCGTTGCCTTGGTGTTGGTGCGTAAATCGTTGAGCCGAGGACTTGAGGGGCCGGAAGCCATCGAACAACTCGGGCTGCCCGTCTATGCCTCTATTCCCTACAGCGCCCTGCAACAAGAAGAAGACAATAAAAAACTTCGGTTGGGCGATAGCGTCAACCGCCAGGCTTTCCTATTGGCGCTGCGCAACCCTACTGACCTGTCCATTGAGTCGATACGCAGCCTGCGAACCTGTTTGCATTTTGCGGGGCTGGATGCGACCAACAACCGGATCATGATTTCCGGTCCGAGCCCGCAGGTGGGCAAAACGTTTGTTTCCTCTAACCTGGCCGCGGTCATTGCTCAAAGCGGGCAGAGGGTCGTACTGATCGATGCCGATATGCGCAAAGGTCACCTGCACAAAACCTTGGCTACACCGATCAGCAACGGCTTATCCGATCTTTTAACCAAACGCTGCAGCATTGAGCAGGCAATCAATAGGCTCGAGGTTGATAACCTGCATTTCATCAGTCGTGGACAGGTACCGCCTAATCCATCAGAGCTGTTGATGCATGCCAACTTCAGAGAACTCCTGGCAGAACTGAGTGAACTCTACGACGTCGTCATCATCGATACGCCACCTCTTCTGGCAGTTACAGATGCTGCAATCGTTGGGCGTGAAGCTGCCATTAATTTGATCGTGACCCGCTTTGGTGTAAATCCGGCCAAAGAGATTGAATTGACAATTCGTCGGTTTGCGCAAAACGGTATCGAGTTGAAGGGCGCTATTTTTAATGGAGTCGAGAAGCGGGCATCCAGTTACTACGGTAATGGCGCTTATTACAACTATGAGTACGCCTCTGACAAGTCCTGA
- the galU gene encoding UTP--glucose-1-phosphate uridylyltransferase GalU, with product MIRKCLFPAAGYGTRFLPATKAMPKEMLPIVNKPLIQYAVEEARDAGLQNMAIVTGRGKRALEDHFDISYELEHQIRGTEKEKFLAGTRELIETCTFAYTRQVEMKGLGHAILSGRPLIGDEPFAVVLADDLCLNLQGDGVLAQMIKLYNKFRCSIVAIQEVPRDQTHKYGVIAGELVSEGIYRVNSMVEKPAPEDAPSNLAIIGRYILTPDIFDLIADTQPGKGGEIQITDALMKQAQDGCVLAYKFEGLRFDCGGAEGYIDATNFCYEQLYLKGL from the coding sequence ATGATTCGTAAATGCTTGTTCCCCGCCGCCGGCTATGGCACGCGTTTCTTGCCTGCAACAAAAGCAATGCCAAAGGAAATGCTGCCGATCGTCAACAAGCCTTTGATCCAATACGCCGTTGAAGAAGCACGGGACGCCGGTTTGCAGAACATGGCCATCGTTACCGGTCGGGGCAAGCGCGCACTGGAAGACCATTTCGATATCAGCTATGAACTGGAACACCAGATTCGCGGCACCGAGAAAGAAAAGTTTCTGGCCGGCACACGAGAGCTGATAGAAACCTGCACCTTCGCCTACACCCGCCAGGTCGAAATGAAAGGCCTGGGGCACGCGATTCTCAGCGGTCGCCCCTTGATCGGTGACGAACCCTTTGCCGTGGTGCTGGCGGATGACCTGTGCCTGAACCTGCAAGGTGACGGTGTGCTCGCGCAGATGATCAAGCTCTACAATAAATTTCGCTGCTCGATCGTGGCCATTCAAGAAGTCCCGCGGGATCAGACACACAAATACGGGGTGATCGCCGGCGAACTGGTTTCCGAAGGGATCTACCGCGTCAACAGCATGGTTGAAAAACCCGCCCCCGAGGACGCACCGTCCAATCTGGCAATCATCGGCCGGTACATTCTGACCCCCGACATTTTTGATTTGATCGCCGATACCCAGCCCGGCAAGGGCGGCGAAATCCAGATCACCGACGCGCTGATGAAGCAGGCGCAAGATGGCTGCGTGCTGGCCTACAAGTTCGAAGGCCTGCGCTTTGATTGTGGTGGTGCAGAAGGCTATATCGACGCCACCAACTTTTGTTATGAGCAGCTGTATCTCAAGGGCCTTTAA
- the galE gene encoding UDP-glucose 4-epimerase GalE, with translation MKILVTGGTGYIGSHTTLALLEAGFEVVVLDNLCNSSDAALHAVEAICGKSALMIHGDVCDRALLDRIFQQHSIDAVLHFAGLKAVGESVRKPLEYYETNVCGSITLCQAMSAAGVLRLVFSSSATVYGAPEQMPIREDFPTGTPTNPYGQSKLIIENVLHDLCAADPRWSIALLRYFNPIGAHASGQMGEDPNGIPNNLVPYISQVAVGSLQELSIFGDDYPTVDGTGVRDYIHVVDLADGHLKALQSISARTGINIWNLGTGDGYSVFEVLRAFEQASGRAVPYRMMPRRSGDVAECWADPSKAAKELGWKATRNLQEMMTDTWRWQSNHPGDTSIETDGRAFNGLFFC, from the coding sequence ATGAAGATTCTGGTAACGGGTGGAACCGGTTATATCGGTTCGCACACCACTCTTGCGCTGCTTGAAGCAGGCTTCGAAGTGGTTGTGCTGGACAACCTTTGCAATAGCTCTGATGCCGCCCTTCATGCGGTTGAAGCCATTTGCGGAAAATCCGCCTTAATGATTCACGGGGACGTGTGCGACAGAGCGTTGCTGGACCGGATTTTTCAGCAGCACTCCATTGATGCTGTTCTGCATTTTGCCGGGCTCAAAGCCGTAGGTGAAAGCGTGCGCAAGCCGCTTGAGTATTACGAAACCAACGTTTGCGGAAGCATTACGCTTTGCCAGGCGATGTCTGCGGCCGGTGTATTGCGGTTGGTATTCAGTTCATCGGCCACGGTGTATGGCGCGCCTGAGCAGATGCCGATTCGTGAAGACTTTCCGACGGGCACGCCCACCAATCCCTACGGGCAATCCAAGCTGATCATCGAAAACGTATTGCATGACCTGTGTGCGGCGGACCCGCGCTGGAGCATCGCACTGTTGCGTTATTTCAATCCGATCGGTGCTCACGCAAGTGGGCAAATGGGGGAAGACCCCAACGGTATTCCCAACAATCTGGTGCCGTACATCAGCCAGGTTGCCGTCGGCAGTCTGCAGGAGTTGTCGATATTTGGTGACGATTACCCCACCGTCGATGGCACCGGCGTACGCGATTACATCCACGTCGTGGACTTGGCTGATGGTCATCTCAAAGCGTTGCAGTCGATCTCGGCGCGCACCGGGATCAATATCTGGAACCTGGGCACTGGCGATGGTTACAGCGTTTTTGAAGTACTGCGGGCATTTGAGCAAGCGTCGGGGCGAGCGGTGCCTTATCGGATGATGCCGCGACGCTCGGGCGACGTCGCCGAGTGTTGGGCCGACCCCTCTAAAGCGGCGAAGGAGTTGGGTTGGAAGGCCACACGGAATTTGCAGGAGATGATGACCGATACCTGGCGTTGGCAATCGAATCATCCCGGGGATACGTCGATTGAAACTGATGGGCGGGCCTTCAACGGCCTGTTTTTCTGCTGA